The following coding sequences are from one Eucalyptus grandis isolate ANBG69807.140 chromosome 11, ASM1654582v1, whole genome shotgun sequence window:
- the LOC104426076 gene encoding LOW QUALITY PROTEIN: mediator of RNA polymerase II transcription subunit 27 (The sequence of the model RefSeq protein was modified relative to this genomic sequence to represent the inferred CDS: deleted 1 base in 1 codon) encodes MQQQLTAQVASPPNPASTLTPAPAPGPTPPPVNEPRAEAPPKQVALAMDRLSQAARLIADVRLGADRILEALFVAAQPHQSTKPHRSFTKEDASMRQHLQDLRAIGKLLEESGVLNESLRSRSNSWGLHMPLVCPDGAVVAYAWKRQLAGQAGASAVDRTRLALKAFTDQKRRFFPHLDDGLNGQSLESEPKRHCGSRVSTASQEDAHSNYKTLSDVLIHMEKEMPSVKVLTHGRLDWLKRASSLPSSANENLIEASKEHSFHGLNRLRPSPVGTVSVNTDKVAVIELLVPSVFRALISLHPAGSVDPDAVAFFSPDEGGSYVHARGHSVHHVFRHITDHAAMALQYFVGVKAETALLSLLRWIGSYQTLFTKVCSECGRLLSMDKRSALLLPPVHRPYMDTPVSSTKDQSANLSRAYHLACYPEQT; translated from the exons ATGCAGCAACAGCTGACGGCCCAAGTGGCGTCGCCGCCCAACCCGGCTTCGACTCTgactccggctccggctccgggtCCGACCCCTCCGCCGGTGAACGAGCCCCGGGCGGAGGCGCCGCCGAAGCAGGTGGCCCTGGCGATGGATCGGCTGTCGCAGGCGGCGCGCCTCATCGCCGACGTGAGGCTCGGCGCCGACCGGATCCTGGAAGCGCTCTTCGTGGCCGCGCAGCCGCACCAGAGCACCAAGCCCCACCGGTCTTTCACCAAGGAGGACGCCTCCATGCGTCAGCACCTCCAGGATCTTCGCGCCATCG ggaAGCTGTTGGAAGAGTCGGGGGTCTTAAACGAGTCTCTGCGATCGAGGAGTAACTCGTGGGGTCTGCACATGCCGTTGGTTTGCCCGGACGGCGCCGTCGTCGCATATGCTTGGAAGCGGCAGTTGGCCGGACAAGCC GGTGCATCTGCTGTCGACAGGACCAG GTTAGCTCTCAAGGCTTTCACTGATCAGAAGCGACGATTTTTCCCTCATCTTGATGATGGTCTTAATGGCCAAAGTCTTGAATCAGAACCCAAAAGGCATTGTGGTTCTCGAGTATCAACAGCAAGTCAGGAGGATGCCCATAGTAATTACAAGACACTATCTGATGTTCTTATTCACATGGAGAAAGAGATGCCAAGTGTCAAAGTTTTGACACATGGTCGATTGGATTGGCTGAAAAGAGCTTCTTCCCTGCCATCTTCTGCAAATGAGAATCTTATAGAAGCATCGAAAGAACACAGTTTTCATGGTTTAAATAGGCTAAGGCCGTCTCCTGTTGGAACTGTAAGTGTTAATACTGACAAAGTTGCCGTGATTGAGTTGCTGGTTCCTTCGGTCTTCAGAGCTTTAATATCATTGCATCCTGCGGGTTCTGTTGACCCAGATGCAGTGGCCTTCTTTTCTCCAGATGAG GGAGGTAGCTATGTTCATGCTCGAGGTCATTCAGTTCATCATGTTTTTAGGCACATCACG gATCATGCTGCCATGGCCCTACAATATTTTGTAGGGGTCAAAGCTGAAACTGCTCTATTATCTCTTTTG CGTTGGATCGGCAGCTATCAAACTTTATTCACAAAAGTTTGCAG CGAGTGCGGACGTTTGCTGTCCATGGATAAACGATCGGCGTTGTTGTTACCTCCTGTTCATCGTCCGTACATGGACACTCCAGTGTCTTCAACGAAGGACCAGAGTGCCAATCTCTCTCGGGCTTATCACCTTGCTTGCTATCCTGAACAAACGTAG
- the LOC104426075 gene encoding protein CHROMOSOME TRANSMISSION FIDELITY 7, with product MQPKISSFFFNSPPPPPPPPPPPPSPKRPPAPSPLLPDDGGGDDLALWERTQHAFVATYERRAPKSLRSEILEDSSSGEATKLDSVEPGLNPESVVVGGTKVVNRNKKRSYAQFHLELGQSDFLLRTCSECGIKYAPGDEGDEKAHAAFHKNYTQGLQFKGWRSERVISTPSIEQGRIVMVLDSDPPAQRNKVQEVVEMMEVELGSGWIYHRQCKVYLFVASQRIAGCLVAEPIKEAFRIISFGENRRAEGAAVKDTRVKSAALQFGNVVFQREAVKRSTSFRKCKKLENLLNGVVCCEKEAVSAVCGIRAIWVTPSNRRKHVATRLLDAARSSFCSGTVLEHSKTAFSQPTSAGKALASHYMGTEYFLVYKTDRSEP from the exons ATGCAGCCCAAGATcagttccttcttcttcaactcgcctcctcctcctcctcctcctccgccgccgcctccctctCCGAAACGCCCTCCAGCTCCGTCTCCGCTCCTCCcagacgacggcggcggcgacgacctGGCGCTTTGGGAGAGGACCCAACACGCGTTCGTCGCGACGTACGAGCGGAGAGCTCCCAAGTCGCTCCG GTCTGAAATTCTCGAGGATTCGAGCAGCGGAGAAGCGACGAAACTCGATTCCGTGGAACCTGGCCTAAACCCAGAATCAGTAGTGGTTGGCGGTACGAAAGTGGtcaacagaaacaagaaaaggagCTATGCTCAGTTTCATCTGGAGTTGGGGCAGTCCGATTTTCTTCTCCGGACATGCTCTGAGTGCGGGATCAAGTACGCGCCTGGGGACGAAGGAGATGAGAAGGCTCATGCGGCATTTCACAAGAATTATACTCAAGGACTACAGTTTAAG GGTTGGCGCAGTGAAAGGGTCATAAGCACACCTTCCATTGAACAAGGGCGTATCGTTATGGTATTGGATAGTGACCCTCCTGCTCAAAGAAACAAG GTACAAGAGGTTGTGGAGATGATGGAGGTGGAGCTTGGATCTGGATGGATTTACCATAGGCAGTGTAAG GTATATCTATTCGTAGCTTCTCAGAGAATTGCTGGATGTTTAGTCGCGGAACCCATAAAAGAGGCATTTCGAATCATCTCCTTTGGAGAGAACAGAAGAGCAGAAGGCGCCGCCGTTAAGGATACGAGAGTAAAGTCAGCTGCCCTTCAATTTGGGAATGTGGTCTTCCAAAGGGAAGCAGTAAAAAGAAGCACTTCCTTTAGGAAATGTAAGAAATTGGAGAACCTACTAAATGGAGTGGTCTGCTGTGAAAAAGAAGCTGTATCGGCCGTCTGCGGCATAAGAGCCATCTGGGTCACTCCCTCCAACAGAAGAAAGCATGTAGCCACTCGATTACTTGATGCTGCTAG GAGTAGTTTCTGCTCGGGTACTGTTCTTGAACATTCTAAGACGGCATTCTCTCAACCGACTTCTGCCGGCAAGGCATTGGCTTCCCATTACATGGGGACTGAATACTTTCTTGTTTACAAGACCGACAGATCGGAACCCTGA